A window of Hyperolius riggenbachi isolate aHypRig1 chromosome 1, aHypRig1.pri, whole genome shotgun sequence contains these coding sequences:
- the LOC137559189 gene encoding piggyBac transposable element-derived protein 4-like translates to MTKRTYSLQQAYELMCLSGESSEEVDNSDSEFEPVVDSDTISADSEIEDQSSPQPNSSGRQRETVVTASQTNSGESRVPPAKRQRRHTLIPEDMANPVWSPANLEAVEQPPFTAQAGISIDTTNFSPMDFFQLIISDEQLGMIVEQTNLYAQQHIAAHPGSSYAKPGHWKPTTIPEFRKILGLFLNMGITIKHHYKDYWSKVSIHHMGIFSCTMSRTRFLTILRFLHFNDNAQCASSTSPNFDRLYKIRPLINYFSQKFPELYTPEKDISIDESLIHFTGRLAIKQYIPSKRTRYGVKMYKLCESTSGYTWSFRIYEGKDSQLEPPGCPDYIGTNGKVVWDLITPLLNNGYNLYLDNFYTSIPLFKHLFSQKTPACGTMRSNRKGFPQTLVNRRLERGESQYLRSNEMLAAKYKDKRDV, encoded by the coding sequence ATGACGAAGAGGACGTACTCTCTTCAGCAGGCGTATGAACTTATGTGCCTGTCTGGTGAAAGCAGCGAGGAGGTGGACAACTCTGACTCGGAGTTTGAGCCAGTCGTCGACAGCGACACCATATCCGCTGATTCAGAAATTGAGGATCAGTCCTCTCCCCAACCAAACAGCagcgggaggcagagagagactgTCGTGACAGCCAGCCAGACAAACAGTGGAGAGAGCAGAGTACCCCCTGCAAAACGCCAGCGCCGCCACACATTGATACCAGAGGACATGGCTAATCCTGTGTGGTCACCCGCCAATTTGGAAGCAGTCGAGCAACCACCATTTACCGCCCAGGCAGGAATATCCATAGACACCACAAATTTCTCCCCAATGGATTTCTTTCAGCTGATAATATCGGATGAGCAGTTGGGGATGATTGTGGAGCAAACAAATCTGTATGCTCAGCAGCACATCGCTGCTCACCCAGGGTCCAGTTACGCAAAGCCCGGTCACTGGAAGCCCACTACAATCCCCGAATTTAGAAAAATTTTAGGGCTTTTCCTGAATATGGGCATCACCATAAAACATCATTATAAAGACTACTGGAGCAAGGTATCCATCCATCACATGGGCATTTTCTCATGCACTATGTCCAGAACACGTTTTCTGACAATATTGCGTTTCCTGCATTTTAATGATAACGCTCAGTGTGCATCCAGTACCAGCCCAAATTTTGATCGGCTTTATAAAATCCGTCCCCTTATCAATTATTTTTCCCAAAAATTTCCAGAGCTATACACGCCTGAAAAAGATATTTCCATCGATGAATCCCTCATACATTTCACCGGACGTCTGGCCATAAAGCAGTACATACCCTCTAAACGCACGAGGTATGGTGTCAAAATGTACAAGCTTTGTGAAAGCACCAGTGGCTATACCTGGTCATTCAGGATTTATGAGGGGAAGGACAGCCAATTAGAGCCCCCTGGGTGCCCAGATTACATCGGCACAAATGGGAAAGTGGTGTGGGACTTAATTACCCCATTGCTAAATAATGGCTATAATCTCTACCTGGACAACTTCTACACGAGTATACCCCTTTTTAAACATCTGTTCAGCCAGAAAACCCCTGCTTGTGGTACAATGAGATCGAACCGTAAAGGCTTCCCACAGACGCTAGTCAACAGGCGCCTTGAAAGAGGAGAGTCACAATATCTTCGCAGCAATGAAATGCTGGCGGCGAAGTATAAGGACAAAAGGGATGTGTAA